In Arthrobacter burdickii, one DNA window encodes the following:
- a CDS encoding type B 50S ribosomal protein L31, with the protein MKSEIHPQYQSVVFRDLASDKAFLTKSTVGSSKTIEWEDGNTYPLIEVEISSESHPFYTGKQRIMDSAGRVERFNARFKGFGGKK; encoded by the coding sequence GTGAAGTCTGAAATCCACCCCCAGTACCAGTCGGTCGTGTTCCGCGACCTGGCCTCCGACAAGGCGTTCCTGACCAAGTCCACGGTCGGCTCGTCCAAGACCATCGAGTGGGAAGACGGCAACACCTACCCCCTCATCGAGGTCGAGATCTCCTCGGAGTCGCACCCGTTCTACACGGGCAAGCAGCGCATCATGGACTCCGCCGGTCGCGTCGAGCGCTTCAACGCCCGCTTCAAGGGCTTCGGCGGCAAGAAGTAG
- a CDS encoding alpha-E domain-containing protein codes for MLSRIAESLFWIGRYVERADGTARILDVHLERLNQMPLAQQRETSRQLLGVMGSLPEKDDIDLSDLLQALAYNRTSATSIAGALGAARENARRARETVSSSVWESLNTTWYGLTQHRKDVVGTYRFCHWVVERTAMIRGLSDTTMSHDESWQFLVLGRSLERADMTARMLSTHDVHAAGLSWVNMLRCAGAYESFLRTRRASFGDQQAAEFLLLDRLFPRSIVYALGDAEKCLTKLNPAYQRVGFINDATRIVGQARTFLEFHQTQDLMSELPEHMDRIQKACARASDAVSRTYFSQADELSWVGEVS; via the coding sequence ATGCTCAGCCGCATCGCTGAATCCCTCTTCTGGATCGGCCGCTACGTCGAACGCGCCGACGGGACGGCGCGCATCCTCGACGTCCACCTCGAACGGCTCAACCAGATGCCGCTCGCCCAGCAGCGGGAGACCTCCCGGCAGCTGCTCGGCGTCATGGGCAGCCTGCCCGAGAAGGACGACATCGACCTCTCGGACCTGCTCCAGGCCCTCGCCTACAACCGGACGAGCGCCACCTCCATCGCCGGCGCCCTGGGAGCCGCTCGGGAGAACGCGCGACGTGCCCGCGAGACCGTCTCGAGCAGCGTCTGGGAGAGCCTGAACACCACGTGGTACGGCCTGACCCAGCACCGCAAGGACGTCGTCGGGACCTACCGCTTCTGCCACTGGGTGGTGGAGCGGACGGCGATGATCCGGGGACTGTCGGACACCACCATGAGTCACGACGAGTCGTGGCAGTTCCTGGTCCTCGGGCGCAGCCTCGAACGCGCCGACATGACGGCCCGGATGCTCTCCACGCACGACGTCCACGCTGCGGGCCTGTCCTGGGTCAACATGCTGCGGTGTGCAGGCGCGTACGAGTCGTTCCTCCGGACGCGGCGGGCCTCCTTCGGCGACCAGCAGGCCGCGGAGTTCCTGCTCCTGGACCGCCTGTTCCCGCGATCCATCGTCTATGCGCTGGGCGACGCCGAGAAGTGCCTCACGAAGCTGAACCCCGCGTACCAGCGCGTCGGGTTCATCAATGACGCCACGCGGATCGTCGGGCAGGCGAGGACCTTCCTCGAATTCCACCAGACGCAGGACCTGATGTCCGAACTGCCCGAGCACATGGACCGCATCCAGAAGGCCTGTGCGCGGGCGTCGGACGCCGTGTCCCGCACGTACTTTTCCCAGGCGGACGAGCTGTCCTGGGTTGGAGAGGTCTCATGA
- the pepN gene encoding aminopeptidase N, producing the protein MENENLRRDEAAARSALLETGSYAVELDLSGARDAGEGTYRSTTTVEFTCREPGSSTFLDFIGEVTAVELNGRVLDPTAVSDGARVLLDDLASSNTVTVEGRAAYSASGEGLHRFVDPADGETYLYTQYEPADARRVFANFEQPDLKASFSFRVIAPAGWTVASNGAEVTAVPLDDVADSAVRWTFEPTRRISTYITTILAGPYHCETDSWTGAPGTAGEGLEVPLALFCRRSLAPSFDAPEIFDTTRRGLDFFHDLFDYPYPFGKYDQAFVPEYNLGAMENPGLVTFTENYVFQSAATEAQREARANTILHEMAHMWFGDLVTMSWWDDLWLKESFADYMGALAVAEATRWSTSWVSFANRRKSWAYVQDQLPTTHPIVADIPDLEAAKQNFDGITYAKGASVLKQLVAFVGRDAFTDAARRYFRKHEYGNTTLADLLDVLATATGRDLGTWSRSWLQTSGVPSLGAEVAADGGVLRQVTIVQDAVDPVTGAEEPRPHRIRLGLYSFDAEGWLVRTGAEAVTVKGGRTPVPALAGTLQPDLLLVNDDDLTYAKLSFDERSLSTLLSSVDRLRDPLARATCLTALWSSTRDARLPVDSYLDAVLLAAPAETGVGVLQVLLANTGTAVERFAPAGRRGGLRDRVSGFLEEGLRAAAPGSDLQLVWARALAAAARTTARAADVVRAVLDGDERIAGLPLDPELRWLFLQGLAAQQRVLPGELEAERAADATASGRVGFTLASAAIPDAGIKKATWEEAVHGDRLSNELLSAAIEGFVLGPRELLGRYEEPYFGALREVWATRGIEMASRIVRGLYPGRQDLDGAPEEHPVVVRTDAWLDGNADAPAALRRIVLEERDHLLRSLRAQAQGTR; encoded by the coding sequence ATGGAGAACGAGAACCTGCGCCGCGACGAGGCGGCCGCGCGGTCGGCCCTGCTGGAGACCGGGAGCTACGCCGTCGAGCTCGATCTCTCGGGCGCCCGGGATGCCGGGGAGGGGACGTACCGGAGCACCACCACCGTGGAGTTCACGTGCCGCGAACCCGGCAGCTCGACGTTCCTCGACTTCATCGGCGAGGTCACCGCGGTGGAACTGAACGGACGGGTGCTGGATCCGACCGCCGTGAGCGATGGTGCCAGGGTCCTCCTCGACGACCTCGCGTCCTCGAACACCGTGACGGTGGAGGGACGCGCGGCCTACAGTGCGAGCGGTGAGGGACTCCACCGGTTCGTGGATCCCGCCGACGGGGAGACCTACCTCTACACCCAGTACGAGCCGGCCGATGCGCGCCGCGTCTTCGCGAACTTCGAGCAGCCGGACCTCAAGGCCTCCTTCTCCTTCCGCGTGATCGCACCCGCCGGCTGGACCGTGGCCTCGAACGGCGCGGAGGTGACGGCCGTGCCGCTCGACGACGTAGCCGACTCGGCCGTGCGGTGGACCTTCGAGCCGACCCGGCGGATCTCGACCTACATCACCACCATCCTTGCCGGCCCGTACCACTGCGAGACCGACTCGTGGACCGGTGCGCCCGGGACGGCCGGGGAAGGCCTCGAGGTGCCGCTGGCCCTGTTCTGCCGCCGCTCCCTCGCGCCGTCCTTCGACGCGCCGGAGATCTTCGATACCACCCGGCGCGGCCTCGACTTCTTCCACGACCTGTTCGACTACCCGTACCCCTTCGGCAAGTACGACCAGGCGTTCGTCCCCGAGTACAACCTCGGCGCCATGGAGAACCCCGGCCTGGTGACCTTCACGGAGAACTACGTGTTCCAGTCGGCGGCCACCGAAGCACAGCGCGAGGCGCGGGCCAACACGATCCTGCACGAGATGGCGCACATGTGGTTCGGGGATCTCGTGACCATGTCCTGGTGGGACGACCTGTGGCTCAAGGAGTCCTTCGCGGACTACATGGGCGCGCTCGCGGTGGCGGAGGCCACGCGGTGGAGCACGTCCTGGGTGAGTTTCGCGAACCGCCGGAAGTCGTGGGCCTACGTGCAGGACCAGCTGCCGACGACGCACCCGATCGTCGCCGACATCCCGGACCTCGAGGCCGCGAAGCAGAACTTCGACGGCATCACGTACGCCAAGGGCGCCTCGGTGCTGAAGCAGCTCGTGGCCTTCGTCGGGCGGGATGCGTTCACCGACGCCGCGCGCCGGTACTTCCGGAAACACGAGTACGGGAACACGACGCTCGCCGATCTCCTCGACGTGCTCGCCACCGCCACGGGCCGGGACCTCGGCACCTGGTCGCGGTCCTGGCTGCAGACGTCCGGCGTGCCGTCCCTCGGGGCGGAGGTCGCCGCCGACGGCGGCGTGCTCCGACAGGTCACGATCGTGCAGGACGCGGTGGACCCGGTCACGGGCGCGGAGGAGCCCCGTCCCCACCGGATCAGGCTGGGCCTGTACTCCTTCGACGCCGAGGGCTGGCTCGTGCGGACGGGCGCCGAGGCGGTGACCGTCAAGGGTGGCCGGACTCCGGTCCCTGCCCTCGCCGGGACCCTGCAGCCCGACCTCCTGCTGGTCAATGACGACGACCTGACCTACGCCAAGCTCTCCTTCGACGAGCGTTCGCTCTCGACCCTGCTGTCCTCGGTCGACCGCCTGCGCGACCCACTGGCCCGGGCGACGTGCCTGACGGCCCTGTGGTCCAGCACGAGGGACGCCCGCCTGCCGGTGGACTCCTACCTCGACGCCGTTCTGCTCGCCGCGCCGGCCGAGACCGGAGTAGGCGTGCTGCAGGTCCTGCTGGCCAATACCGGTACCGCGGTCGAGCGCTTTGCCCCGGCAGGCCGGCGTGGCGGCCTGCGCGACCGGGTGAGTGGCTTCCTCGAGGAGGGGCTGCGGGCCGCCGCTCCGGGATCAGACCTGCAGCTCGTGTGGGCGCGGGCACTGGCCGCCGCCGCCAGGACCACTGCCCGGGCGGCCGACGTCGTCCGCGCCGTGCTCGACGGCGACGAGAGGATCGCAGGGCTGCCCCTCGACCCCGAGCTGCGCTGGCTCTTCCTGCAGGGACTGGCGGCACAGCAACGCGTGCTCCCCGGCGAGCTGGAGGCCGAGCGGGCCGCTGATGCGACGGCGTCGGGAAGGGTCGGGTTCACCCTGGCCTCCGCCGCGATCCCGGACGCGGGGATCAAGAAGGCGACGTGGGAGGAAGCCGTGCACGGCGACCGCTTGTCCAACGAGCTGCTCAGCGCGGCGATCGAGGGGTTCGTGCTGGGCCCGCGCGAACTGCTCGGCCGCTACGAGGAGCCCTACTTCGGGGCGCTCCGCGAGGTCTGGGCCACGCGTGGCATCGAGATGGCGAGCAGGATCGTGCGTGGCCTGTACCCGGGGCGTCAGGACCTGGACGGGGCGCCGGAAGAGCACCCCGTGGTCGTGCGGACGGATGCCTGGCTGGACGGGAATGCCGACGCCCCGGCAGCACTGCGCCGCATCGTCCTCGAGGAGCGGGACCACCTGCTGCGCTCCCTCAGGGCACAGGCTCAGGGCACGCGGTAG
- a CDS encoding lipoate--protein ligase family protein → MAPASDDGRLHGEFKTPGGKLTAVDLSVRDGRLTGVSVNGDFFLEPDEALLDINAALEGLPVDTAPGELASAITARLDPSAVLFGFSPSAIATAVRRALGRATGFADHQWEIIPPTPLSTAMHVAMDEVLTQDVGSGARNPTLRFWEWQSPSVVIGSFQSMRNEVDPEGAARHGVSVVRRISGGGAMFMEHGNAITYSLYVPQSLVDGMSFADSYPFLDAWVMEALEKLGIRAWYQPLNDIATEIGKIGGAAQKRLANGGMLHHVTMSYDIDADKMLEVLRIGKEKMSDKGTKSAKKRVDPLRRQTGVPREEIIDVMMSTFRQRYGAVDATLSEDELQRAGELVERKFGTEEWLYRVP, encoded by the coding sequence ATGGCACCAGCATCGGACGACGGCCGCCTGCACGGCGAGTTCAAGACGCCGGGCGGCAAGCTCACCGCCGTGGACCTCTCGGTCCGGGACGGGCGCCTCACCGGGGTCTCGGTCAACGGTGACTTCTTCCTCGAGCCGGACGAGGCCCTCCTCGACATCAACGCCGCGCTCGAGGGCCTTCCCGTGGACACGGCGCCCGGGGAACTCGCCAGCGCCATCACGGCACGCCTCGATCCTTCCGCCGTCCTGTTCGGGTTCTCGCCCTCCGCCATCGCCACAGCCGTCCGGCGTGCCCTGGGCCGGGCCACGGGCTTCGCTGACCACCAGTGGGAGATCATCCCGCCGACCCCGCTGTCCACGGCGATGCACGTCGCCATGGACGAGGTCCTGACCCAGGACGTCGGTTCCGGTGCCCGCAACCCGACCCTGCGCTTCTGGGAGTGGCAGTCCCCGTCGGTGGTGATCGGCAGTTTCCAGTCCATGCGCAACGAGGTGGACCCCGAGGGCGCCGCCCGGCACGGTGTGAGCGTCGTGCGCAGGATCAGCGGCGGCGGTGCCATGTTCATGGAGCACGGCAATGCGATCACCTACTCCCTCTACGTGCCGCAGTCGCTCGTGGACGGCATGAGCTTCGCGGACTCGTACCCCTTCCTCGACGCGTGGGTGATGGAGGCCCTCGAGAAGCTCGGCATCCGGGCCTGGTACCAGCCCCTGAACGACATCGCCACGGAGATCGGCAAGATCGGCGGTGCGGCGCAGAAACGGCTCGCCAACGGCGGCATGCTGCACCACGTGACCATGAGCTACGACATCGACGCGGACAAGATGCTCGAGGTGCTCCGCATCGGCAAGGAGAAGATGTCCGACAAGGGCACGAAGAGCGCCAAGAAGCGGGTGGATCCCCTGCGCCGCCAGACGGGCGTGCCTCGCGAAGAGATCATCGACGTGATGATGTCCACCTTCCGGCAGCGCTACGGCGCCGTGGACGCGACGCTGTCCGAGGACGAGCTGCAGCGCGCCGGAGAACTCGTGGAGCGCAAGTTCGGCACCGAGGAGTGGCTCTACCGCGTGCCCTGA
- a CDS encoding circularly permuted type 2 ATP-grasp protein, protein MSELFADYPAAARKTTAFDEMFDAGYLPRTEYGQVAAALDALNLADVTARADSMARTFLDRGVTFDFAGEERPFPLDIVPRVIAGSDWEVLERGVAQRVKALEAFLSDVYDKMTVVSDGVIPRQLITSSAHFHREVAGFAPAGGVRVHISGIDVVRDQQGTFRVLEDNVRVPSGVSYVLENRRAMAKGLPEAFGQQHIRPVEEYPRRLLAALRKTAPPGVEEPTVVVLTPGVFNSAYFEHTLLAGLMGVELVEGRDLICRGNRVYMRTTAGEQRVDVIYKRIDDEFLDPLQFRADSVLGCPGIVNAARAGMVTIANAVGNGVADDKLVYTYVPDLIRYYLGEEPIIANVDTYRLEDAPAREEVLDRLDELVVKPVDGSGGKGLVIGPDATKAELDILRAKVLEDPRGWIAQPVLQLSTVPTMSGGQFSPRHVDLRPFAVNDGEEVWVLPGGLTRVAMKEGSLIVNSSQGGGSKDTWVVDGEVRGPADVPQERPAVTVRERTSVWPIETNWQDKQSEQQQQ, encoded by the coding sequence ATGTCCGAGCTCTTCGCTGACTATCCAGCCGCCGCCCGCAAGACGACCGCCTTCGATGAGATGTTCGATGCCGGGTACCTTCCGCGCACCGAATACGGCCAGGTCGCGGCCGCCCTGGACGCACTCAACCTCGCCGATGTCACAGCCCGCGCCGACTCGATGGCGCGCACCTTCCTCGACCGCGGCGTCACCTTCGACTTCGCCGGTGAGGAGCGTCCCTTCCCGCTCGATATCGTGCCGCGCGTGATCGCGGGCAGCGACTGGGAGGTCCTGGAACGCGGCGTCGCGCAGCGCGTGAAGGCGCTCGAGGCGTTCCTCAGCGACGTCTACGACAAGATGACGGTGGTGTCCGACGGGGTGATACCGCGGCAGCTCATCACCTCCAGCGCCCATTTCCACCGGGAGGTCGCCGGGTTCGCTCCGGCGGGAGGCGTGCGCGTCCACATCTCGGGGATCGACGTCGTGCGGGACCAGCAGGGCACGTTCCGTGTCCTCGAGGACAACGTCCGCGTGCCCAGCGGTGTCAGTTACGTGCTGGAGAACCGGCGGGCCATGGCCAAGGGGCTCCCGGAGGCCTTCGGGCAGCAGCACATCCGGCCGGTCGAGGAATACCCGCGCCGCCTCCTCGCCGCCCTGCGCAAGACAGCGCCTCCCGGCGTCGAGGAACCCACCGTCGTGGTGCTGACGCCCGGGGTCTTCAACTCCGCCTATTTCGAGCACACGCTGCTCGCCGGGCTCATGGGCGTCGAACTCGTGGAGGGACGCGACCTGATCTGCCGAGGCAACCGCGTGTACATGCGGACGACGGCGGGGGAGCAGCGCGTGGACGTCATCTACAAGCGCATCGACGACGAGTTCCTCGACCCCCTGCAGTTCCGCGCTGACTCGGTGCTCGGGTGTCCCGGCATCGTCAACGCCGCCCGCGCCGGCATGGTGACCATTGCGAACGCCGTCGGCAACGGCGTCGCCGATGACAAGCTCGTCTACACCTACGTCCCCGACCTCATCCGGTACTACCTGGGCGAGGAGCCCATCATCGCCAACGTGGACACGTACCGGCTCGAGGATGCCCCGGCACGTGAGGAAGTGCTCGACCGGCTCGATGAACTCGTCGTGAAGCCCGTGGACGGCTCCGGCGGCAAGGGACTCGTCATCGGCCCGGACGCCACGAAGGCCGAACTCGACATCCTCCGCGCCAAGGTCCTCGAGGACCCGCGCGGCTGGATCGCCCAGCCGGTCCTCCAGCTCTCCACCGTGCCGACCATGTCGGGGGGCCAGTTCAGCCCCCGCCACGTGGACCTGCGGCCCTTCGCCGTCAACGACGGCGAGGAGGTCTGGGTGCTTCCCGGCGGGCTGACGCGCGTGGCCATGAAGGAGGGCTCCCTGATCGTGAACTCGAGCCAGGGCGGAGGCTCCAAGGACACCTGGGTGGTGGACGGCGAAGTGCGCGGTCCGGCGGACGTGCCGCAGGAACGCCCGGCGGTGACCGTCCGCGAACGCACCAGCGTCTGGCCGATCGAGACCAACTGGCAGGACAAGCAATCGGAGCAGCAGCAGCAATGA